Proteins encoded within one genomic window of Canis lupus familiaris isolate Mischka breed German Shepherd chromosome 12, alternate assembly UU_Cfam_GSD_1.0, whole genome shotgun sequence:
- the STK19 gene encoding serine/threonine-protein kinase 19 isoform X1: protein MRNTRREKQRHRQREKQAPCREPNVGLHLGTPGSHLGPKKELQEQGEIRIVQLGFDLDAHGIIFTEDYRTRVLRACDGRPYAGAVQKFLALVLPACGDLSFQQDQMTETFGFRDPEITHLVNAGVLTVRDAGSWWLAVPGAGRFIKYFVKGRQAVLSMVRKAKYRELLLSELLGRRAPASVRLGLTYHVHDLIGAQLVDCVSTTSGTLLRLPET, encoded by the exons atgagaaacacacggcgagagaagcagagacataggcagagggagaagcaggctccatgcagggagcccaatgtgggactccatctcgggactccaggatcacaccttgggccgaag AAGGAGCTTCAAGAGCAGGGGGAGATCAGAATCGTCCAGCTAGGCTTTGACTTGGACGCCCATGGGATCATCTTCACTGAGGACTACAGGACCAGA GTCCTCAGGGCCTGTGATGGCCGACCATATGCTGGGGCAGTGCAGAAGTTTCTGGCTTTGGTACTTCCAGCCTGTGGGGACCTTAGCTTCCAGCAGGACCAAATGACAGAGACCTTCGGCTTCAGGGACCCAGAGATCAC GCATCTGGTGAATGCTGGAGTCCTCACTGTCCGAGATGCTGGGAGTTGGTGGCTAGCTGTGCCTGGGGCTGGGagattcatcaaatattttgttaaag GGCGCCAGGCTGTCCTCAGCATGGTCCGGAAGGCCAAGTACCGAGAGCTACTCCTATCAGAGCTTTTGGGCCGGCGGGCACCTGCCTCGGTGCGACTTGGCCTCACTTACCACGTGCACGACCTCATTGGGGCCCAGCTAGTGGACTG TGTCTCCACCACTTCTGGAACTCTCCTCCGCCTGCCGGAGACGTGA